One genomic region from Amycolatopsis sp. FBCC-B4732 encodes:
- a CDS encoding MBL fold metallo-hydrolase, translated as MSQLTVLGSCGAWPEPGRACAGFLLSHNGFRVVLDLGYGAASRLFAHCGDRLPDAVVVTHEHPDHCADVSALGRAWHYTGPPGERLPLHCTPGTVRRLEAMEPRPHPAELFAVHDLGAPAEVGPFRLTSYPLPHYLPNFGVRLSAPGLTVAYTGDTGPSPVLAELGRDADLVICDATLRTPPAEGEPRYLMTATEAGYWAEEAGARRLLLTHFWPGTDRAAAAEEARAEFGGEVLVAEEDLAIAL; from the coding sequence ATGAGCCAGTTGACCGTGCTCGGCAGTTGCGGTGCGTGGCCGGAGCCCGGCCGGGCGTGCGCCGGATTCCTGCTCTCGCACAACGGTTTCCGCGTCGTGCTCGACCTCGGGTACGGCGCCGCCTCACGCCTGTTCGCGCACTGCGGCGACCGGCTGCCGGACGCCGTCGTCGTGACGCACGAGCACCCCGACCACTGCGCCGACGTGAGCGCGCTCGGACGGGCCTGGCACTACACCGGACCGCCCGGCGAGCGGCTGCCGCTGCACTGCACGCCCGGCACCGTCCGGCGGCTCGAGGCGATGGAGCCGCGGCCGCACCCGGCGGAGCTGTTCGCCGTGCACGATCTCGGCGCGCCGGCCGAGGTCGGGCCGTTCCGGCTCACGTCGTACCCGCTGCCGCACTACCTGCCGAACTTCGGCGTGCGGCTCAGCGCGCCCGGGCTCACCGTGGCCTACACCGGGGACACGGGGCCTTCGCCGGTGCTGGCCGAGCTCGGCCGGGACGCGGACCTGGTCATCTGCGACGCCACCCTCCGCACCCCACCGGCGGAGGGGGAGCCTCGCTATCTGATGACCGCCACCGAAGCGGGGTACTGGGCGGAGGAAGCGGGGGCCCGGCGGTTGCTGCTGACCCACTTCTGGCCCGGTACCGATCGCGCCGCCGCGGCCGAGGAGGCCCGGGCCGAGTTCGGTGGTGAGGTGCTGGTCGCGGAGGAAGACCTCGCGATCGCGCTCTGA
- a CDS encoding class I SAM-dependent methyltransferase, which translates to MDHDSRAALFDSTAEHYDEDTFHASVAEALVSPLPGSPGLVLDVATGTGFAAYAALSLKPSRVLAVDLSPAMLARASAKAPSLDPAGVISWQVAPAVPMPAADGSAGVVLCASSLHFLGAVAFADWLRVLRPGGRLAFSVVSGARFKPSGRFADFVPRDLSFPTDEAGAAALASSAGFVDASARTFTMAGGDRVRSVFLVHATAP; encoded by the coding sequence GTGGACCACGACTCGAGGGCAGCCCTCTTCGACAGCACGGCCGAGCACTACGACGAAGACACCTTCCACGCTTCGGTGGCCGAGGCGCTGGTTTCGCCGCTGCCCGGCTCGCCGGGGCTGGTGCTCGACGTCGCCACCGGGACCGGCTTCGCGGCGTACGCGGCGTTGTCGCTGAAGCCGTCGCGCGTGCTGGCTGTCGACTTGTCGCCGGCGATGCTCGCCCGCGCTTCCGCGAAGGCGCCTTCGCTGGATCCGGCCGGGGTGATCTCGTGGCAGGTCGCGCCCGCGGTGCCGATGCCGGCCGCGGACGGGTCGGCCGGCGTCGTGCTGTGCGCGTCCTCGCTGCACTTCCTCGGGGCGGTGGCGTTCGCGGACTGGCTGCGCGTGCTCCGGCCGGGCGGGCGGCTGGCGTTCTCGGTCGTTTCGGGGGCGCGGTTCAAGCCGTCGGGGCGGTTCGCGGACTTCGTGCCCCGTGACCTGTCGTTCCCGACCGACGAGGCCGGGGCGGCGGCGCTGGCGTCGTCGGCGGGGTTCGTGGACGCTTCGGCGCGGACGTTCACCATGGCTGGCGGGGATCGGGTGCGGAGCGTGTTCCTGGTGCACGCGACGGCGCCGTGA
- a CDS encoding MFS transporter — protein sequence MSTPTSPRISVLAFGAFGVGTSGYIVAGLLPALTGELHVTATAAAQLVTAFAIAYAIGSPIFAAATGGWERRALLVAALVVTGAGNLFAALAPGYGSLLVARVVTAIGAAVFTPAASAVAAELTAPERRGRAVALVFGGLTVALIFGVPLGSLISQHLGYRTAFALVAAFSLASAVAVRVALPAVAAPPKVRLAERFAAGRDPRVLVMLAVTVLGCLAAFMVYTFVSPLLAATAGVHGTTVTVLLFCYGVGGAIGNFAAGRATDRWGSRTPLLIVVAALTVVLALLPVATATPIAAGVALFVWGVATWSFSPPVQHRLIELSPGHAGLVLSLNASAIYLGVGLSGIVGGAVLSSGGPLLLPEIAAALTLVALVLVGLAWGRVREPREQVAVG from the coding sequence ATGTCCACACCCACGTCTCCGCGGATCTCGGTCCTCGCGTTCGGCGCGTTCGGCGTCGGGACCAGCGGTTACATCGTCGCCGGGCTGCTGCCCGCGCTGACCGGCGAGCTGCACGTCACAGCCACGGCCGCCGCCCAGCTCGTGACAGCCTTCGCCATCGCGTACGCGATCGGGTCGCCGATCTTCGCCGCCGCCACCGGCGGCTGGGAGCGCCGCGCGCTGCTGGTCGCCGCCCTCGTCGTCACCGGCGCCGGCAACCTCTTCGCCGCCCTCGCACCCGGCTACGGCTCGCTCCTGGTGGCCCGGGTGGTGACCGCGATCGGCGCCGCGGTGTTCACGCCGGCCGCGAGCGCGGTGGCGGCCGAGCTGACCGCGCCCGAACGCCGGGGCCGCGCCGTCGCGCTGGTGTTCGGTGGCCTCACGGTCGCGCTCATCTTCGGCGTCCCGCTCGGCAGCCTGATCTCGCAGCACCTCGGCTACCGGACGGCGTTCGCGCTGGTCGCGGCGTTCTCGCTGGCGAGTGCGGTGGCCGTGCGCGTCGCACTGCCCGCCGTCGCCGCGCCGCCGAAGGTCCGGCTGGCCGAGCGGTTCGCCGCCGGCCGCGACCCGCGCGTGCTCGTCATGCTGGCCGTGACGGTCCTCGGCTGCCTCGCCGCGTTCATGGTCTACACGTTCGTGTCGCCGCTGCTGGCCGCGACCGCGGGCGTCCACGGCACCACCGTCACGGTGCTGCTCTTCTGCTACGGCGTCGGCGGCGCGATCGGCAACTTCGCCGCCGGCCGGGCGACCGACCGCTGGGGTTCGCGCACGCCGCTGCTGATCGTGGTCGCCGCGCTCACCGTCGTGCTGGCGCTGCTGCCGGTCGCGACGGCGACGCCGATCGCGGCGGGGGTCGCGCTGTTCGTGTGGGGCGTGGCGACCTGGTCGTTCAGCCCGCCGGTGCAGCACCGCCTGATCGAGCTGTCCCCGGGCCACGCCGGCCTGGTGCTCTCGCTCAACGCGTCCGCGATCTACCTCGGCGTCGGCCTGTCCGGCATCGTCGGCGGCGCGGTCCTGAGCTCGGGCGGCCCGCTGCTGCTCCCCGAGATCGCGGCCGCGCTCACCCTCGTCGCCCTGGTGCTGGTGGGCTTGGCGTGGGGGCGGGTCCGCGAGCCCCGGGAACAGGTCGCGGTCGGTTAA
- a CDS encoding DUF2203 domain-containing protein → MGLFTVAEARDELARLRPVLDELVRVRADAAELAASLRPGGRATELGGLPEWKAAQARLDDLMTTVQRTGAELKGFAPLLVDFPAELDGTDVLLCWLEGDHELGWYHRTDLGFAGRRRLKTAGGPG, encoded by the coding sequence ATGGGACTGTTCACCGTCGCGGAAGCGCGTGACGAACTGGCGCGGCTGCGGCCGGTCCTCGACGAACTGGTGCGCGTCCGCGCCGACGCGGCCGAGCTCGCGGCGTCGCTGCGCCCGGGCGGCCGGGCCACTGAGCTGGGCGGGCTGCCGGAGTGGAAAGCCGCGCAGGCGCGCCTCGACGACCTCATGACGACGGTGCAACGCACCGGCGCCGAGCTCAAGGGGTTCGCGCCGCTGCTGGTCGACTTCCCGGCCGAGCTCGACGGCACCGACGTGCTGCTGTGCTGGCTCGAGGGTGATCACGAGCTGGGCTGGTACCACCGCACCGACCTGGGGTTCGCCGGTCGTCGCCGGCTGAAAACGGCTGGTGGGCCCGGCTAG
- a CDS encoding HhH-GPD-type base excision DNA repair protein, producing MLRELHLTGDPAGDKLLNEDPFALLVGMLLDQQYPMEHAFAGPRKIADRMDGFSLAKIAATDVEAFVEMCVVPPAIHRYGGSMARRVHALAEHIIEHYDGRTEGIWLDGRPKPDGPEVLKRLRALPGFGEQKAKIFLALLGKQRGVQPKGWREAAGAYGDRGSRRSIADVTSAETLAEVRAFKKAAKAAAKAG from the coding sequence ATGCTGCGCGAACTGCACCTCACCGGCGACCCGGCGGGCGACAAGCTGCTCAACGAAGACCCGTTCGCCCTGCTCGTCGGGATGCTCCTGGACCAGCAGTATCCGATGGAGCACGCGTTCGCCGGCCCGCGGAAGATCGCCGACCGGATGGACGGCTTCTCGCTGGCGAAGATCGCCGCCACCGATGTCGAGGCGTTCGTCGAGATGTGTGTGGTGCCGCCGGCCATCCACCGGTACGGCGGGTCGATGGCGCGCCGCGTGCACGCGCTCGCGGAGCACATCATCGAGCACTACGACGGCCGGACCGAGGGCATCTGGCTCGACGGGCGGCCGAAGCCGGACGGGCCCGAGGTCCTCAAGCGGCTGCGGGCGCTGCCCGGGTTCGGGGAGCAGAAGGCCAAGATCTTCCTGGCCCTGCTGGGCAAGCAGCGCGGCGTCCAGCCCAAGGGCTGGCGCGAAGCGGCCGGCGCGTACGGCGACCGCGGCTCGCGACGGTCGATCGCCGACGTCACCAGCGCCGAGACCCTCGCCGAGGTCCGGGCGTTCAAGAAGGCCGCCAAGGCCGCGGCGAAGGCGGGCTAA
- a CDS encoding TrmH family RNA methyltransferase, producing MAAPLWPLHGANLGTLLRTCDAVGACLAVPRFPWVPEALRRGNTLRRPACVHWVHDPPAWLDRERAAATRVVGVELAEEAVRLADLPMARGRTIAVLGHEQTGIPPEVLDLLDTVVEIPMVGIGASLNVAVAGSLVLYKLAGLV from the coding sequence GTGGCCGCCCCGCTCTGGCCGTTGCACGGCGCGAACCTCGGCACGCTGCTGCGCACGTGCGACGCGGTCGGCGCGTGCCTGGCCGTGCCGAGGTTCCCGTGGGTCCCGGAGGCCCTGCGCCGCGGGAACACGTTGCGGCGCCCGGCATGCGTGCACTGGGTGCACGACCCACCGGCCTGGCTCGACCGCGAACGAGCGGCGGCCACCCGGGTGGTCGGCGTCGAGCTGGCGGAGGAAGCGGTGCGGCTGGCCGACCTGCCGATGGCCCGCGGCCGCACGATCGCCGTGCTCGGCCACGAGCAGACCGGCATCCCGCCGGAGGTGCTCGACCTGCTCGACACCGTCGTCGAAATCCCGATGGTGGGCATCGGCGCCAGCCTCAACGTCGCGGTGGCGGGCAGCCTGGTGCTCTACAAACTCGCCGGACTGGTGTGA
- a CDS encoding TetR/AcrR family transcriptional regulator has protein sequence MSPRAGLTTEAVVTLALTVVDETGPDSLTLAKVAERANVAAPSLYKHVKSLADLRRLIDLRVVKEMADALRSAATGREGGEAVAALADAYRDYLRKHPMRTQALVTAPDAADVELSTATHAVAEVAFAVLRPFGFDHDRAVHATRCIRAAVHGFAGLEASGGFGRPEDIGESFEVLKEMLVQGLANYAEQDRK, from the coding sequence ATGTCCCCTAGAGCCGGCCTGACCACCGAAGCCGTGGTCACCCTCGCCCTCACCGTCGTCGACGAAACCGGTCCCGACTCGCTCACCCTCGCCAAGGTCGCCGAACGCGCCAACGTCGCCGCGCCCTCGCTCTACAAGCACGTCAAGAGCCTCGCCGACCTGCGGCGGCTGATCGACCTCCGCGTCGTCAAGGAAATGGCCGACGCCCTCCGCAGCGCCGCGACCGGGCGCGAAGGCGGGGAAGCCGTTGCCGCGTTGGCCGACGCCTACCGCGACTACCTGCGGAAACACCCCATGCGCACCCAAGCGCTCGTCACCGCGCCGGACGCGGCCGACGTCGAACTCAGCACCGCGACCCACGCCGTCGCCGAAGTCGCTTTCGCCGTGCTCCGCCCGTTCGGCTTCGACCACGACCGGGCCGTGCACGCCACGCGCTGCATCCGCGCCGCCGTGCACGGGTTCGCCGGGCTGGAAGCCTCCGGGGGGTTCGGGCGGCCGGAAGACATCGGCGAGAGCTTCGAAGTGCTCAAGGAAATGCTCGTCCAGGGCCTCGCGAACTACGCAGAACAGGACAGGAAATGA
- a CDS encoding DUF1918 domain-containing protein, which translates to MHATAGDEIRVHGRTVGSAGQHGEILEVRGPDGAPPYLVRFADGHEALVHPGPDCEVQARAD; encoded by the coding sequence ATGCACGCCACAGCAGGAGACGAAATCCGGGTGCACGGCCGGACGGTGGGGTCGGCCGGGCAGCACGGCGAGATCCTCGAAGTCCGCGGGCCCGACGGCGCACCGCCCTACCTGGTCCGGTTCGCCGACGGGCACGAGGCGCTCGTCCACCCCGGGCCCGACTGCGAAGTCCAGGCCCGCGCCGATTAA
- a CDS encoding DUF2000 domain-containing protein yields the protein MSSFDTKIAVLLRDDLASWQRLNVTAFLVSGIAHVTPELMGEPYADADGTGYLPMFGQPVLVFSGTADVLTAAHTRALGRGLRISIFTDELFHTGNDADNRAAVRAVPGEKLALAGLAVHGPKNAVDKILKGASLHR from the coding sequence ATGAGTTCCTTCGACACGAAGATCGCCGTCCTGCTCCGCGACGACCTGGCGTCCTGGCAGCGGCTGAACGTCACCGCGTTCCTGGTGAGCGGCATCGCCCACGTGACCCCGGAGCTGATGGGCGAGCCTTACGCGGACGCCGACGGCACCGGGTACCTGCCGATGTTCGGCCAGCCGGTGCTGGTGTTCTCGGGCACCGCGGACGTCCTCACCGCGGCGCACACGCGGGCGCTGGGCCGCGGCCTGCGGATTTCGATCTTCACCGACGAGCTGTTCCACACGGGCAACGACGCCGACAACCGGGCCGCGGTGCGCGCGGTGCCGGGGGAGAAGCTGGCGCTGGCCGGGCTCGCGGTGCACGGCCCGAAGAACGCGGTCGACAAGATCCTCAAGGGCGCGTCCCTGCACCGCTGA
- a CDS encoding permease, with amino-acid sequence MIAGHFGLAAAVKAGRPAIPVWTLMLATAWLDVVFAPLYLSGIETVDGAGYGGGVIHADYTHSLVGALVLAALFGAVAGKWLGREAGLVLAGVVFSHWVLDLVVHRADLPILPGNAGDLPTFGFGLWRLPAVSAVVELLMLAIGIGLYWRAAAKRDPKRARTLGLSAAVFGVATLAADLLGV; translated from the coding sequence ATGATCGCCGGGCACTTCGGGCTGGCCGCCGCCGTCAAGGCCGGGCGGCCGGCGATCCCCGTCTGGACGCTCATGCTCGCCACCGCCTGGCTCGACGTCGTCTTCGCGCCGCTCTACCTGAGCGGCATCGAGACGGTCGACGGCGCGGGCTACGGCGGCGGCGTCATCCACGCCGACTACACGCACTCCCTCGTCGGCGCGCTCGTGCTCGCCGCTCTCTTCGGCGCGGTCGCGGGCAAGTGGCTGGGCCGCGAAGCCGGGCTGGTCCTCGCCGGCGTCGTGTTCTCGCACTGGGTGCTCGACCTCGTCGTGCACCGCGCCGACCTGCCGATCCTGCCCGGCAATGCCGGTGACCTGCCCACGTTCGGCTTCGGGCTCTGGCGGCTGCCCGCCGTCTCGGCCGTCGTCGAGCTGCTGATGCTCGCGATCGGCATCGGCCTCTACTGGCGCGCCGCCGCGAAGCGCGATCCGAAGCGCGCTCGCACGCTGGGCCTGTCGGCCGCGGTGTTCGGTGTCGCCACCCTCGCGGCCGACCTGCTCGGCGTCTGA
- a CDS encoding NADP-dependent isocitrate dehydrogenase: MAKIKVQGTVVELDGDEMTRIIWQFIKDKLIHPYLDVNLDYYDLGIEERDRTDDQVTVDSANAIKKHGVGVKCATITPDEARVEEFGLKKMWLSPNGTIRNILGGVIFREPIVIQNIPRLVPTWTKPIIIGRHAHGDQYKATNFKVPGPGTLTISYTPDDGSEPMEFEVAKFPEGGGVAMGMYNYKKSIEDFARASLQYGLDRGLPVYLSTKNTILKAYDGQFKDVFEEIFQAEFKADFDAKGISYEHRLIDDMVAAAMKWEGGYVWACKNYDGDVQSDTVAQGFGSLGLMTSVLRTPDGRTVEAEAAHGTVTRHYRQHQQGKPTSTNPIASIYAWTRGLEHRGKLDGNQELIGFANTLEQVVVETVEAGQMTKDLALLISKDQPFQTTEEFLATLDDNLAKKIAQG, encoded by the coding sequence ATGGCCAAGATCAAGGTCCAGGGCACCGTCGTCGAACTCGACGGCGATGAGATGACCCGCATCATCTGGCAGTTCATCAAGGACAAGCTGATCCACCCGTACCTGGACGTGAACCTGGACTACTACGACCTGGGTATCGAGGAGCGGGACCGCACCGACGACCAGGTCACGGTCGACTCCGCGAACGCGATCAAGAAGCACGGCGTCGGCGTCAAGTGCGCCACGATCACCCCGGACGAAGCGCGCGTCGAAGAATTCGGCCTCAAGAAGATGTGGCTGTCCCCGAACGGGACCATCCGCAACATCCTCGGCGGCGTGATCTTCCGCGAGCCGATCGTCATCCAGAACATCCCGCGGCTGGTGCCGACGTGGACAAAGCCGATCATCATCGGCCGCCACGCCCACGGCGACCAGTACAAGGCGACCAACTTCAAGGTCCCCGGCCCGGGCACGCTGACCATCAGCTACACCCCGGACGACGGCTCCGAGCCGATGGAGTTCGAGGTCGCGAAGTTCCCCGAGGGCGGCGGCGTCGCGATGGGGATGTACAACTACAAGAAGTCCATCGAGGACTTCGCGCGCGCGTCCCTGCAGTACGGCCTCGACCGCGGCCTGCCGGTCTACCTCTCCACCAAGAACACCATCCTCAAGGCCTACGACGGCCAGTTCAAGGACGTGTTCGAGGAGATCTTCCAGGCCGAGTTCAAGGCCGACTTCGACGCCAAGGGGATCTCCTACGAGCACCGCCTGATCGACGACATGGTCGCGGCGGCGATGAAGTGGGAGGGCGGCTACGTCTGGGCGTGCAAGAACTACGACGGTGACGTCCAGTCCGACACGGTCGCGCAGGGCTTCGGCTCGCTCGGCCTGATGACGTCGGTGCTGCGCACGCCGGACGGCCGGACCGTCGAGGCCGAGGCCGCGCACGGCACGGTCACCCGGCACTACCGCCAGCACCAGCAGGGCAAGCCGACGTCGACCAACCCGATCGCGTCGATCTACGCCTGGACCCGCGGCCTCGAGCACCGCGGCAAGCTGGACGGCAACCAGGAGCTGATCGGCTTCGCGAACACGCTGGAGCAGGTCGTCGTCGAGACGGTCGAGGCCGGTCAGATGACCAAGGACCTCGCGCTGCTCATCAGCAAGGACCAGCCGTTCCAGACGACCGAGGAGTTCCTCGCGACGCTGGACGACAACCTGGCGAAGAAGATCGCCCAGGGCTGA
- a CDS encoding AraC family transcriptional regulator — protein sequence MAHVEAWRPAVPGIAEVFHARFTTHAYPLHTHDTWTLLIVDDGVIRYDLDRHHHGALGPAVTLLPPNVAHDGRAATSHGFRKRVLYLDTSVLGDDLIGAAVDRPSLADDLLRTRIHQLHESLAHPGDALEAESRLALVADRLQTHLGRPARYEPKRGLADELRDLLDAKLPEALTLAEAGETLGAHPAYLVRCFGAKFGLPPHRYLTGRRVDRARRLLLDGAPAAEVATAAGFSDQAHLTRHFKRYLGTTPSRYPKAR from the coding sequence ATGGCGCACGTCGAAGCCTGGCGGCCGGCGGTCCCGGGGATCGCCGAGGTCTTCCACGCCCGCTTCACGACGCACGCCTACCCGCTGCACACGCACGACACGTGGACGCTGCTGATCGTCGACGACGGCGTCATCCGCTACGACCTCGACCGCCACCACCACGGCGCGCTCGGGCCCGCGGTGACGCTGCTGCCGCCGAACGTCGCCCACGACGGGCGGGCCGCGACCAGCCACGGCTTCCGCAAGCGCGTGCTGTACCTGGACACGTCCGTTCTCGGCGACGACCTGATCGGGGCCGCGGTGGACCGGCCGAGCCTCGCCGACGACCTGCTGCGCACCCGCATCCACCAGCTGCACGAGTCCCTCGCCCACCCCGGTGACGCACTGGAGGCCGAGAGCCGGCTCGCGCTGGTGGCCGACCGGCTGCAGACGCACCTGGGCCGGCCGGCGCGCTACGAACCGAAGCGCGGGCTGGCCGACGAGCTGAGGGACCTCCTCGACGCGAAGCTGCCCGAAGCGCTGACGCTCGCCGAAGCCGGCGAGACGCTCGGCGCGCACCCGGCGTACCTCGTCCGCTGCTTCGGCGCGAAGTTCGGGCTGCCACCGCACCGCTACCTGACGGGCCGCCGCGTCGACCGCGCGCGCCGCTTGCTGCTCGACGGCGCGCCGGCCGCGGAGGTGGCCACGGCAGCCGGCTTCAGCGACCAGGCCCACCTGACGCGGCACTTCAAGCGGTACCTGGGTACGACCCCATCGCGGTACCCGAAGGCTCGTTGA
- a CDS encoding chitinase yields MSIARFLKRTGVAVSALAAAAAAVVLPATSASAAADASFVVSEAQFNQIFPDRNSFYSYSGLTDALSAYPGFANTGDDTVKKQEAAAFLANVNHETGGLVYIVEQNTANYPHYCDASQPYGCPAGQAAYYGRGPIQLSWNFNYKAAGDALGIDLLGNPYQVEQNSAVAWKTGLWYWNTQTGPGTMTPHDAMVNQRGFGETIRSINGSIECNGGNPAQVQSRIDKYTQITGILGVPAGSNLSC; encoded by the coding sequence ATGTCGATTGCACGGTTCTTGAAGCGCACCGGAGTGGCGGTGAGCGCGCTCGCCGCGGCGGCCGCCGCCGTCGTGCTGCCGGCCACCAGCGCGTCCGCCGCGGCGGACGCCTCGTTCGTCGTCAGCGAGGCCCAGTTCAACCAGATCTTCCCCGACCGCAACAGCTTCTACTCCTACAGCGGCCTGACCGACGCGCTGTCGGCCTACCCCGGCTTCGCCAACACCGGCGACGACACGGTCAAGAAGCAGGAAGCGGCGGCGTTCCTGGCGAACGTCAACCACGAGACCGGCGGGCTCGTCTACATCGTCGAGCAGAACACCGCGAACTACCCGCACTACTGCGACGCGAGCCAGCCCTACGGCTGCCCGGCCGGCCAGGCCGCCTACTACGGCCGCGGCCCGATCCAGCTCAGCTGGAACTTCAACTACAAGGCCGCCGGCGACGCGCTCGGCATCGACCTGCTCGGCAACCCGTACCAGGTCGAGCAGAACTCGGCCGTCGCCTGGAAGACCGGCCTCTGGTACTGGAACACCCAGACCGGGCCGGGCACGATGACGCCGCACGACGCGATGGTCAACCAGCGCGGGTTCGGCGAAACGATCCGCAGCATCAACGGCTCGATCGAGTGCAACGGCGGCAACCCCGCCCAGGTGCAGAGCCGGATCGACAAGTACACGCAGATCACCGGGATCCTCGGGGTCCCGGCCGGGAGCAACCTTTCCTGCTGA
- a CDS encoding exodeoxyribonuclease III codes for MQDVLTVSTVNVNGLRAAAKKGFVEWLAATKADVVCCQEVRATADQLPASVVEPEGWFAAHAPSAAKGRNGVAVYSRVEPDEVRVGFGEPEFEDSGRYLEVHLPGVVVASLYLPSGDVGTERQDEKERFMAAFLPYLVELRAKAAAAGREVVVVGDWNIAYDNADLKNWRGNRKNSGFLPEEREWLGRVYTEAGYTDVQRRLDPEGPGPYTWWSYRGQAFDNDSGWRIDCQLATPGLAEKVVDVVVERAAAYDQRWSDHAPVTATYDVDFPAWNG; via the coding sequence GTGCAGGACGTGCTGACCGTCTCCACCGTGAACGTCAACGGCCTGCGTGCCGCCGCCAAGAAGGGCTTCGTCGAGTGGCTCGCCGCCACGAAGGCCGACGTCGTCTGCTGCCAGGAGGTGCGCGCCACCGCGGATCAGCTGCCCGCGTCGGTCGTCGAGCCCGAAGGGTGGTTCGCGGCGCACGCGCCGTCGGCCGCCAAGGGGCGCAACGGCGTCGCCGTGTACAGCCGCGTCGAGCCCGACGAGGTGCGCGTCGGCTTCGGGGAGCCCGAGTTCGAGGACAGCGGGCGCTACCTCGAGGTCCACCTGCCCGGCGTCGTCGTCGCGAGCCTGTACCTGCCCAGCGGGGACGTCGGCACCGAACGCCAGGACGAAAAGGAGCGCTTCATGGCGGCGTTCCTGCCCTACCTCGTCGAGCTGCGCGCGAAGGCCGCCGCGGCCGGGCGCGAGGTCGTGGTCGTCGGCGACTGGAACATCGCCTACGACAACGCCGACCTCAAGAACTGGCGCGGCAACCGCAAGAACTCCGGCTTCCTGCCCGAGGAACGCGAATGGCTCGGCCGGGTCTACACCGAGGCGGGCTACACCGATGTCCAGCGCCGGCTCGACCCCGAAGGCCCCGGCCCCTACACCTGGTGGTCCTACCGCGGCCAGGCCTTCGACAACGACTCCGGCTGGCGCATCGACTGCCAGCTCGCGACGCCGGGCCTCGCCGAGAAGGTCGTCGACGTCGTGGTCGAACGCGCGGCCGCGTACGACCAGCGCTGGTCCGACCACGCGCCGGTCACCGCGACCTACGACGTCGACTTCCCGGCCTGGAACGGTTAG
- a CDS encoding helix-turn-helix transcriptional regulator, whose translation MAKSVTLPPLVHPGRDEITVEGVLRALADPVRLAIVRQLAAADHEIACGGLTVPVTKSTLTHHLSILRQAGVVAGRQEGTTRFNSLRRNDLDALFPGLLAGVLAAPR comes from the coding sequence ATGGCCAAGTCCGTCACGCTGCCGCCGCTCGTCCACCCCGGGCGGGACGAGATCACCGTCGAAGGCGTGCTCCGCGCCCTCGCCGACCCGGTGCGGCTGGCGATCGTGCGCCAGCTCGCGGCCGCGGACCACGAGATCGCGTGCGGCGGCCTGACCGTCCCGGTGACCAAGTCCACACTCACCCACCACCTGAGCATCCTGCGCCAGGCCGGCGTCGTGGCCGGCCGCCAGGAAGGCACGACCCGGTTCAACTCGTTGCGCCGCAACGACCTCGACGCCCTGTTCCCGGGCCTGCTCGCCGGAGTTCTGGCCGCTCCGCGCTGA